The Hordeum vulgare subsp. vulgare chromosome 7H, MorexV3_pseudomolecules_assembly, whole genome shotgun sequence DNA window cacctttatagtcacccaataacgttgcaacgtttgatacacacaaggcattcctcccgtgtcagtgagttacatgatccctTAATATTTGTGTTAATCTTGTACATTAtcccttattatcatacaattcttatgttctTTCTCTTGAATATGCAGGGAACATCACTGAGAGGGAAACATCCGGAAATTGGAATTCTAGAACGGGAAACcgggaaaaaggcaaacaaaacaacttgctccaaatgacctgaaactttacggagatttttctctCAAATATGTAAGAATTTTTGGACCAACAATATAAAGAGAGGGGCCACCTGCTAGCCATAAGCAAACAAGCCACTCCCCCAGGccacgccctgatgccttgtaGGGCCCATACAGGTCTCCTGGCCCCTCTCTtcacctatatggtgtgttttaccctagaaaaaaaattcATAAGTTCTCTTTCGGGATGGAGCGCCACCTTCTCGAGGCGAAAACCTGGGCAGAAGCCCTTTTGTTCTCTGGCAGAGAGATTCTGCTggggaacttccctccgggagggggaaatcaaagcaatcgtcatcaccaacgcttcctcctttgtgggaggaccaatcttcatcaacatcttcaccagcaccatctcatctccaaccctagttcatctcttgtactcaatttctgtctcaaaacctcacatcggtacctgtgggttactagttgtgttgattacatcttgtagttgatgcttattggattacttggtgaaagatattACGTCCAGATCatcaattattattattacacctttgatcttgaacatgttaatgaggtgtgagtagtaactattgttcctgaggacatgggagaagtcttgttataagaaatcatataaagttggtattcgttcgatattttgatgatatgtatgttgttacttctcttagtggtgtcatgtgaacgccgactacgtgaaacttcaccatgttatgggcctaagggaagtcattgtggagtaacaagtagatgatgggttgcgagagcgacagaagcttcaacccagtttatgcgttgcttcataagtggctgatttggatccacatgtttcatgctatagttagatttatcttaattcttctttcatagttgttgatgcttgtgagagtgggtaatcataagtaggttgttagttcaagtaagaacatcaccttagcaccggtaCACCCATATACCAAATTGTCAAAGTagtgaacgtgaatcaactcaatatgatgaacatgcatgactagacagaatttcccatgtgtccccgggagcgcttgttttatataagagtactttcaggcctatCCTCTGCtataaaaggattgggctaccttgttgcacctttgttactattgttacttgtcacttgttacgaattatcttgctacaaaacaatatatcactattacttatagcacttgcagagaataccttgctgaaaactgcttatcatttccttccgctcctcattgggttagacactcctacttatcaaaaggactacgattgatcccctatacttgtgggtcatcagatggCACATCGGCGTGAAGCCTGGTGTTGGGCCGGCTTCCGGAGGCAGCTCGGGGGTGAGGGGTGgcgtgggggggggggacagCTGGAGTGAGAAGACCATCTTAGCGTGCAAGCCAACATGCCCTCGGCATAAGGCCGGTTAGGCACCCTATAAACCCAAGCTCTAGTTCCTTGTATAAGGTGGGGCTAGGGATAGCCGTTCCTCTCTACTTCATAGTCCATAATCTCGATAGTCACAATCTCCATCATTTTGTAAACCCCTCATACCAGGTGCTCCCACATAACTACAAAACgcaaagcaagacgtagggtattacctcctcgTACCAGGTACCCGAGAACTCGAGTAGCCCCCTTGTGCGAACTTCCATCTGGTACTCCCGACCACGTTCGCCACCCTACCGAGGATACTAGCAACTTCCAGTATTTGTGAATTGAAGTGTATCTAATAGAAAGTGGGTGTACACAAAATACTGTTACCTAACCGATGTTGATTTCTCTCACACATAAAGTGTCCCTTATATATACTTTAACACTAAGCTCCCTAGTTTTAAAGAGTCCACATTCAATTGAGGTCCCCGATTGGGATTAGATCATCCGATATTGACAtggtcaaaaaaaattcaaagctatctcattcattttttatatTATACACTATGCTTACTAATTTTTAAGGCCTCATAATTAATTAATGTCTTTAATTTAGAATTGAATCGCCCAATTTTGATCGGGTCAACGATTTCTTGATGAGCTCTCCCATTTAATTCTTTTAATTTACTATGTTACCTAATTTTAAAGCTCTTTTTTCAGTTGAGTTATTCAATTTTATATTTGGTTTACGATTCTAAACGGACCAACATTTTTCAAATCAGCAACAACAATCAATCTATAAAACACATCAAATCCCGTGCATCCTCCCACCATCGAGAAGAATAAAACACGCCACCATGTGATATTATAGCACCAATATAGTACATGTAGTTACTGTCGTGGAAATTTTCACATATAAATAGACGTTTGTCAGCGGATAACACAAAACCACCCCATGAAAGGCCCATCAAATCACCACAttttataaatataaataaaacacACTCAATCATCTCCCGGCCCGCCAAACTAATATATTCCATCAGTTTCAAACTTTAAGGGGTATTTGTTTTTTAGAAAGCCAAATTCCtttaactttgaccaagtttagagaaaaatatcgacatccacaatattaaacaaaaaaggatggaaattcatttcatgatgaatctaatattttttcatatttatCTACAAATTTGATCAAACCTAATTTTTTTGGCTTTTCAACAAAGTAATACAACTCATATATTTTAAAACAGAGTGAGTTTTTTTATTATTAAACCCAATGACACCAATGACGCAGCAAAGGGCAACCAACCCTTCTAGTATATGAAGATTAACAGAGGGAGAGCGTAGGGAATTAAAGCCCATGATTCAAAATATATTGCATTCAGCAACCATCACGCCAAATCTCTAAAAACATATAACTTACATTGACCATAccaaaattctaaaaatattAGTACAACGTATGGTTATGAATTTGTGGTTCTCCAGTCATTTAAGCAGTTTAATACAATAATTGCAAGTTGCAGACAATTTTACATTGTTTCAATGCTAGGAATTAACCAGTTGGATTACTGGAAGCAACTAAAAAAGTCCCAGCAATAGAATGTCGAAGTCTACTAATTCATGGATTTTTATTATCAACACTTCCTTTTGCACTGTTGGCATGCCTACTCGTGCAATCAAGATGTATGCATTAAAGTACATAAAACCGCATTTCCTATATTTATAGGACAcatgtacctaggtcgtcaatttgaccaacttaatgagaggcatatattataaaaatatatcattaaaaactttagatgtcCTATTTTCTaataatataatttttatgttaaacaatatattttatataagtcaaactgacgacctagatacatgtgcatgccttctaaactgtgacggaggggtaCTCTGCCGTGAGCTGGTtcgctaaaaataaaataaaaaggactaTTGGAGAATGCCAAAAAAAGTCAACAGCCGTTTGCTTCAAAAATTAAATGTATAACCAGAATTGCAATTAAAATATTACATATATGCACTGGAAAATACACTTCTCCAAAAACATATGCAAAACATGCATGGTTATAAAATACTCCTTCCGTTccgaaatataagaccttttagagatttcaatatggactacaaacgaaacaaaatgagtgaatctacgctctaaaatatgtctatatacattcatatgtagtctatagtgaaatctctaaagagtcttatattttggaacggatggagtacGTATTGTGGCCCTACTGATGTTTGGATTAGAGCCCAAACAGCTTCCTGAATGATAGGATCCTGAAGTCTAATTTGGACCAGAATGATGATCTTAATTGATTACTAGAACATTACTTTAGAACTTATTTGCTGCACTTGTTAACACATCACCCACTGGAGGATCTCTGTCTTTCAATCTTAAGTCATGGCTCCGACGgcacttgctgctgctgctgctgctggtgctctTGGTCATCTTTATCAACTTTTGGGTGCTGTTTTAAGGCCTCCTGCCTCTTGCCCCACAGCAGAAGATACAGGCCACCTATCACAATCACAGATCCCACCACACTGCATACATACATTTTTTTCAAAGCAGAAATTTCAGATGCCAATTTATCATTCCATGGGTAAACAAATACATCAGAAACTCTGAATCTGAATGCATATTTGTAGGTGTATGATGAACTGCGGGTGCCATTGTACCTTCCAAGGTAGAGCGGCTCGTGCAGGACGGTGAAGTCCATGATGGTAACGATGACCTGCGCCACAGGGATGAAGGCGGCGACGAACACGGCCCCCCGCTTCTCGATGCACCACGTCAGCAGCACGAAGGACATGCCTGTCGCGACCACGCCCTAAATTCAGGCAAAAGTAAAACCAATCAAGAGAATCAGTGGCAGCTGCATACCGTAGCAAGAAATTCAGATTTCAGAAGCATATATGAATATGAGGGTTGGTTGGTTGCTTACGGAGTAGAGGACGGTGAGGATCTGGAACTTGTTGGTGATGATCCAGGCGGCGAGGTTGTGTTGCACGCAGAGGCCGACGGCGGCGACCTGGAGGAAGCTGAAGGTGGACATGAATGCGTTGCAGGAGTAGACGTACGGGTACTTCCTGGCGATCCTGCCCTGGAGCAAGTACCAGCAGGCGAGGCAGACGCAGTTGCCGAGGATCGCCATCGTGCCGAGCGTCCACCGCCTGCCGGAGTCGGCGGCCGGCGGGGAAGGGGAAGCGGAGTGGTGGACGGCCTGGGCGCTGTTGGCGTGGGTGAGGGCCACGCCTCTGTAGAAGGTGAGCAGCATGGCGCCGGCGAGCGAGACAAGCGTGCCGGCGAGCTTGGCGGCGCCGGTGGCGGCCCTGAGGTTGAGCGACTCGGAGCCGGTGGCGACTGCGAGCACGAAGGTGAGCACGGGCGCGATGTTGGAGAAGGCCGTGACGAAGGCCGCCGTCGTGTACCGCAGCCCCACGAACACCATGTACTGCCTCAGCGCCGCCCTGTGCCATGCCACCACAAGATCGGTGTGCGGGTACAGCAAATAATGAAACCGTTGTTGGTTTGAAGATCGAACATGTAGAAGATTTGAATGATGAAAGAGAGGAAAAGTACCCGAGCGCGGCGCTGGCGAAGAGGTAGGCGAAGATCTCGAGCGTCATCTTGGGCCTCGACTTGCTGATGGATTATATATGGATGATGACATGACACCAATCAACCGACCGAAGATGAGAAAAAAAAAAAGGCTTCATGCAATCGAAATTGACTGGCTTAGTTACCCCTCTCTGAAGTGCGCGATGGGGCCGAGGAAGATGGCGGCGGTGAGCTGCTGGAGCGTGACGAGCACGACCGGGTCGAGGCCGCCGGCCATGGCCACCTTGACCAGCGCCACCATGACCGCCGACACCACGTTGAGCGCCAGCATCACCGCCGTCGGCAACCACAGCCCGCCGCTGCTCCCCATACCGGTCGCTCCTCTTTCTCCAACTGTCTCGCGCTATACCACTTACGTAGTCACACAGGGCTAGCTAGCTGGTGGAACACGTACGTACGAAGATATGTGCAAACCTGGGTCGGTTGCAGGTGGACTTTTATAGCCGCGCCGGCCGGCCAGGGCTGCGCATATGCGTTTACACTTCTCCGCAGGATAGGATGGAGACGACGAACGCGGCAGAGGCTCAGCATCCACTGGACTGATTCGGAACGAGATATAGAGCACGAGGCGAGAGCAAAGCAACATATGCGGGAAAATCTTCTCCGTCACCACTCACCACTTCTAATTACTTTCGCCACTGTACGTAGCTACTCCAGGTAGATATGGAGGTAGCTACGTAATACGTGTGCGCGATACCCATCTTTTTTACTCCATGCATGAATGCATGTGTGTGGGTATCGAAAACAAGATCTTTCACCAATGCCGGCAATAATCAGAACGagatctttttattttctttagcCACCCTTATTATTAATTGTGTGTTCATGATGACGGAGATTGCGATCGAGAGAAGAACGGGAAACTGATAGAGCATGGTGTGCATTccctcaaaaaaataaaaacatggTGTGTATTTGCTGTTACCGTTTCGCGTTTTGGTCCACGGATTGCATTTCATAGTCGCCGGCTCTAGGCGTTTCGATTTCGATCTGGTCTGATCTTGTACTACTAGTACCAGGCGTCCATCAGCGCGTCGATCCATCGGCGTATGCGGCGCCTGTCGTTATTATTCTTTCTTTTCTGCGGCGCCCGTGGTTTTCTACGACAAGTGTACATTGCTCTATCTCATACATTTTGCATGAAATGTTTATGTTTTTTGAAACTTCGGTTTATGTTTTCTATTTACATTGTTCTGTCTTGGGCTATCAAGTTCAAACCAGACTCACTCTATACCGATTTTATACTTGATATATATGACAGTACGTCGTACAGGAGGCGCGGCTGATGGTagggatctagttcgggcgaaatccctggtCGGTCATGGCCGGCCGCATCGACGACGACGCCTGAGGGCGCCGTTCACCTCATTGGAggtgtcggtatggactgatcccctcactttcccttcccctaggtctcccgacgaaagccttaactttgttgggcggcggcggcgctcacggcgtcgttcccttcttgaaggcgccgctttggaaaccttggggctgggtggcgcttgtgggtggtgggcaaCGGTGGTGGTGCgtccctatcctagcatggatctgcgtctgttgcttggagatggactcgcgtaggtgtAGGTCGTCGTTTGATGTCATGGTGGCGTCAATGACGGAGGCACATGCCAAGACTGGTACCTCAATCTAATCTGAAGATGGATcagtggaagatggcggcgacgacacatgtgagtgtgtcggaccggtttgtgccccggacctggtatgtggctcggtcagggCCTCCgggtttagatgttaggcttaggtgagaggtctgggtatttggtccagtttgcaccccttcatcatatggacaggagtagcggcagatgttgccaagatggcggattcaggcatattatttgtactactttgtaaggatctaaaaaataattaataaaatgaccgcatgcatcttccagatgcagaggccggaagtcatcctccttttctaaaaaaatatatGACAGTACGCAATACAAGTAGTTGTAGCTTTTGTCAGTAGCCTAATAGCAGAGTTCAAATCAGAGAACATGTGTTCTTGCTACTGACAACAAACATTATAGGCAATGGCGAATCCAGCTCGGCATGACAGCATGATCAAAGAATGTAATTTTTTATAGAAATATATcatttttaatttttcctatggtATAGAGCCTATGTGAAAATTTCAGGGTGATCCATGGACCACCCTGTCCACCTCCTAGTTCCACCACTGATTATTGGTGCTAAATTCTAAGAGtatataagagcatctacaactggaCGCCTCAAATGATCCCTCATATGTCCATGGACGCGCCCGGTCAGTGACCGGACaggagagagaaggaaaaaagtAATCCAAACGGACCCCTCATATCGTCACTATAGGAAGGACCCAACAGGGCTGTCCAcgaaccctcatatccatctcaaatatatgAAGGATACGAGGGCTTGCGGACGCATCCGGGTGTGCTCGGTCAGTCCGCCACGTAGGACGCGACCCCACTCTGGAtcatcttttatttttctttattcattctttttctctttctctctgtTCCGATCCACCAACCACATGCAAGTGATCGGAcatatgaggaagaaaatgagTAGTGTGGTTATATGGACGGACAAATAGGGGACATGCCCGATCACTGACCGTGCGCGTCCGCGAGCGTTTAGGGGACTCGTATTTGCTATGTCTGGTTGTAGATGCTTTAAGTATATATGTTTACAAAATGCAAGGTTTTATTGACATTCATGGACTTCGTGAAATTAACAAGTGCCAGTCTGGCATAACATTGCCTTAGGTACTTTATTATTTCAAAACGTACTGATGCATAAATTTAGTTGCTATGCAAATGACATGTCCAGATTAATTACTATAAATCTTACAAAATGCAACTTTATATAATAGAAGTTTATTTATATCATGGTAGTCATTTAGATGCAAGAAATAAACATGTTAAAGATTATTAACATGGAAAGCATGTGTATGGCGTGAAAGTACAAATTATGTTGTGCAAAACTCATTTAGGGTGCAAATGCATAAGAGCTATAGGTCAATGGCTATCATCATATCAAGTTTGTAAGTTTTAATAGATTATGTAAGTTATATTATGATGCACCTTTGCAACCGAGTTTTTATCAAGAAAACTGATCCTAATATAGATGAAAATACCACCATTACATAGAACATAGAAAAAAGCACAACGTTCATATAAGACATATTTTCATCGGATGCACGAATTAAAAGTTACAACGGTTCTAATATAATGTAGTGCAACTTCTTTTAGCTAGGCGCTGCACAAGATAGTGCAACTCCTTCTAGCTAGGTGATGCACAACCCGGGGTGCCACGATAATCAAATGAGTCACGCTTGTCATTAAGGTGCTGCACAGTGTAGTGCAACGCCTGTCTGTCGGACGTTACACAAAAAAGTCATCGGCGGTTCACTTTATGAAATTGTTTCACCCATTGGtcaatattgtccattttgccaaAACAGTGCAGCAAGAACACACCTCACACACCATTTCAACAGTAGCACACGCAGACATGCATGCCAGTTCATATGtagtggtccaaaaaaatcagacGGTGAGAACGCTCGCTGCCTAAAATTACCGGGTAATTTGATGAGTCATGTATCAACATGAAAGTCAAATCAAGTTCAGTCATGTATCAAACAAGAAAAAATTGGTTTGCATGGTAGTCCGATAATAGACTAGGTGTTTAGTTATCTTGTATTATTTTCGCTGGTTGTGGCAAATTTATTCTTATCTTACCTTGACACTTTTGAGAAAGACTTTTGTATCATAGAACTTTTGTGCGACATTTTTATTTAATAATATGACTGCATACATCATTTAAATGCAGAGGACAGAGGTATTCCTCCTTTCCAAAAAGAAAAAATTTCAAACAAGAAAAAATAGACAATGAACACAAGTCTGCCAAACGAACTATGAGCACCGAATAATGAAACAATTGCACACTCACATGTAAATGTATCAAATGAACACTAATTTTGTTCTCTAGTGTGGTAAAACAAACAAGAGACAAATTGTTGTTGATACTTGATACGTGAATAGAAATTCTGGATCAAACCTATACTCTCTTGTTGCCACTGAACAAACAAAAACACACTAATATGTGACAATGAAAAACCTGCGTCCCTTTCTGTGAATGCCCACTAAAAAACTATGGATCAAACCTCTACTCTCATGTAGAAACTCATCCCTCCACATAGTTTACCGCAGGTTGAGACTCGTCCCTCCTCACCCCCATCCCCACCCCCACTCCCACACCCTCCAACGGCCAAGAAATTACGAGTCGATGGTGAACTTGCAACTGGGATGAAAATAAAACATAGGGCCGGTTGCGAATGAAGGGTAGACTTGCAACTAGGACAACATCAAAACTACAATCCATGTTGTGGGTCAGGGGTGGACTTGCAACTGGGGCAACTACAAAACTAAGAGCCCAGTTGCGATTCAAGGATTGACCTGTAACTAGGATGAAAGAAAATATGGATGCAGTTGCGAGTCAAATATGGACTTGCAACTGGGatgaaaaataaaagcaaaggcccAGTTGCGAGTCGAGGGGTGGGCTTGTAACTGGGATAATGACTACGAGCCCAATCGCGAGTCTAGAATTGGTTTGCAACTAGGAGAAATACGAATACAATTGGGAATCGACGATGAACTTGCAACTGGGACAATTACACAAAACTACGAGCCAAGTTTAGAGTCGATGGTTGACTCGCAACTAAGACAACAACAGAACCACGAGGTAGTTGAGATTCAAGTGTGGACTTGCAACTGGGACTTTGTGATGGAAGAGAACTATCGACCCAGTTGTGAGTCGAGGGTCGATTTGCAAGTGGGACAACAACAAACTATAGGCCCAATTGCGAATCAAGGATGGACTTGCAACTGcgacaacaacaaaactatgaGCCAAGTTGTGAATCAAGGGTATAACTGCAAATGGGATGAAACAAACATGGGTAATGTTGCGAGTCAAGGGCGAACCTGCAACTTAGCCAACTACAGAAAACTACGATACCATTTGCTACTCGAGGGTGGTCTTACAACTAGGAGAACAACAAACTACGATCTCAGTTGCGAGTCAAGGGTGGACTTGGAACTACGATGAAAAACAAAATATGTGCCCACTTGTGAGTAATTGGGATAATAACAAAACTATGATCCGAGTTGCGAGTCGACTATGGATTTGCGACAGTTTAACTACGAAACTACGAGCCTAGTTGTGAGTGAATGATCAACTTGCAACTGGGATGAAACAAACTATAGGTTCAGTTGCGAGTCAAAGGTGCACTTGCAACTAGGATTAAAAATAAAATCACATAGGTAAATGCTTCGGAAGGCGCGCCAGCTGAACGACGCGCCGGTCGtcttcacacacgcacgcgctatCCCCTCCTCAGACAGCCACGTGGCACGTGCTATGGCCATGCAATATTTTTCCCTGAAATTTGCTACATTTGTccgctaaaaaagttgcatatacgtttggttgcaacctcagttcgtcggattttttgctacaactggtatttttttgctacaaccgtgttattttttgctacaacggtatcattttttgctgcaaccgctcactaaaaaagttgcatatacgttCGTTAGAGTTGCAACCCGACTTCACCGggttgttttgctacaacccttattttgttttgctaccacgcatcatcaactTCGTTTTTtgttacgatcacgtagatatttttttgctacaactttTTTTATTGCAACTGTTGACGAAAACTGTTGCATCATGAACGAAATTTGTTGCATCGCGAAATTTTgctgcatggagatctaacggTATGATCCACGTGCAGCTAGCGGATCGGACGGtccgcgcgcggccggccgagCGTTCCGGCCGGCGCCCCGGCGCCTAGTACTGCCCAATCACATACCTAGTTGGAAGTCGGGAATGGGATTGCAACTAGGGGAACTACGAACCCAATTGTGAGTCCAGGATGGACTTATAACTACGACAACTACAAACTACAAGCCCATTTGCAAAGAAAGGGTTGACTTGCAACTTGGATGAAGGACGGGCTTGCAACTAGGACAAAACACATGCTCAGTTGCGAGTCAAGGGTGGGCTTCCAACTGTGATAAAACATACTAGTGACCTAGTCGTGAGTCAGGGTGGACTTGTAACTAGGTAAACAATAAACAAAAATCTTAGTTGCGAGTCGAGGGTGGACTTGCaattaggacaacaacaaattataTATAGGCCTAGTTAGAGTCGAGGGGGAACTTACAACTGagacaactgttggggaacgtcgcatgggaaacaaaaaatttcctacgcgcacgaagacctatcatggtgatgtccatctacgagaggggatgagtgatctacgtacccttatagaccgtacagcagaagcgttagtgaacgcggttgatgtagtggaacgtcctcacgtccctcgatccgccccgcgaacaatcccgcgatcagtcccacgatctagtaccgaacggacggcacctccgcgttcagcacacgtacagctcgacgatgatctcggccttcttgatccagcaagagagacggagaggtagaagagttctccggcagcgtgacggcactccggaggttggtgatgaccttgtctcagcagggctccgcccgagctccgcagaaacgcgatctagaggaaaaaccgtggaggtatgtggtcgggctgccgtggaaagtcgtctcaaatcagccctaaaacctccgtatatataggtgggagagggggggccttgccttggggctcaaggagccccgagggggtcggccgagccaagggggaaaggtccccccccccaaacctagttggacttggtttggtgggtgggagtccttccttcccttcccacctcccttttttttctttctcttttgatttttcttccaatgcgcatagggccccttttgggctgtcccaccagcccactaagggctggtgcgccaccctcaaggcctatgggcttccccggggtgggttgccccctcccggtgaactcccggaacccattcgtcattcccggtaactccgagaaccttccggtaatcaaatgaggtcatcctatatatcaatcttcgtttccggaccattccagaaaccctcgtgacgtccgtgatctcatccgagactccgaacaacattcggtaaccaaccatataactcaaatacgcataaaacaacgtcgaaccttaagtgtgcagaccctgcgggttcgagaactatgtagacatgacccgagagactcctcggtcgatatccaatagcgggacctggatgcccatattggatcctacatattctacgaagatcttatcgtttgaacctcagtgccaaggattcatataatcccgtatgtcattccctttgtccttcggtatgttacttgcccgagattcgatcgtcagtatccgcatacctatttcaatcttgtttaccggcaagtctctttactcgttccgtaatacaagatcccgcaacttacactaagtcatattgcttgcaaggcttgtgtgtgatgttgcattaccgagtgggccccgagatacctctccgtcacacggagtgacaaatcccagtcttgatccatactaactcaactaacaccttcggagatacctgtagagcatctttatagtcacccagttacgttgcgacgtttgatacacacaaaatattcctccggtgtcagtgagttatatgatctcatggtcataggaacaaatacttgacacgcagaaaacagtagcaacaaaatgacacgatcaacatgctctgtctattagtttgggtctagtccatcacgtgattctcctaatgacgtgatccagttatcaagcaacaacaccttgttcataatcagaagacactgactatctttgatcaactggctagccagctagaggcttgctagggacagtgttttgtctatgtatccacacatgtaaatgagtcttcattcaatacaattatagcatggataataaacgattatcttgatacaagaattataataataactatatttattattgcctctagggcataattccaacagtctcccacttgcactagagtcaataatctagccctcacatcatcatgcgaattacattataataaatctaacacccatgcagttctggtgttgatcatgctttggccgtggaagaggtttagtcagcgggtctgctacattcagatccgtgtgcactttgcatatatttacgtcctccccttcgatgtagtcgcggatgaggttgaagcgtcgtttgatgtgtctggacttcttgtgaaaccgtggtttctttgctaaggcaatggcacccgtgttgtcacagaacaaggttattggattcagtgcgcttgg harbors:
- the LOC123411618 gene encoding WAT1-related protein At3g30340-like gives rise to the protein MGSSGGLWLPTAVMLALNVVSAVMVALVKVAMAGGLDPVVLVTLQQLTAAIFLGPIAHFREGKSRPKMTLEIFAYLFASAALGAALRQYMVFVGLRYTTAAFVTAFSNIAPVLTFVLAVATGSESLNLRAATGAAKLAGTLVSLAGAMLLTFYRGVALTHANSAQAVHHSASPSPPAADSGRRWTLGTMAILGNCVCLACWYLLQGRIARKYPYVYSCNAFMSTFSFLQVAAVGLCVQHNLAAWIITNKFQILTVLYSGVVATGMSFVLLTWCIEKRGAVFVAAFIPVAQVIVTIMDFTVLHEPLYLGSVVGSVIVIGGLYLLLWGKRQEALKQHPKVDKDDQEHQQQQQQQVPSEP